A region from the Helcococcus ovis genome encodes:
- a CDS encoding HK97 gp10 family phage protein — protein sequence MVNIKIDTTAFKNSLPNASSELKKLMIERVNMATQLVKAKAIEETPSDQGLLRVNMTANVKVDGNSIVGTIGNTLEYAPYVHQGTGKYAKDGKGRSGYWIFVKGSSGKKSKKSNRTYSLAEAKKVMAILRKKGLEAYYTNGQKPKPFLENAKSKNMVSIKKILGIK from the coding sequence ATGGTAAATATTAAAATTGATACTACGGCATTTAAAAATTCTTTACCTAATGCGTCTAGTGAATTAAAAAAACTAATGATTGAAAGGGTTAATATGGCAACACAGCTTGTAAAAGCTAAAGCTATAGAAGAAACTCCATCAGATCAGGGGCTATTAAGAGTAAATATGACAGCAAATGTAAAAGTTGACGGAAATTCTATAGTAGGAACTATTGGAAATACTTTAGAATATGCTCCATACGTTCATCAAGGAACGGGAAAATACGCTAAAGATGGTAAAGGAAGAAGTGGATATTGGATATTTGTAAAAGGTTCAAGTGGAAAAAAATCTAAAAAAAGCAATAGAACTTATTCATTAGCAGAAGCTAAAAAAGTAATGGCTATACTTAGAAAAAAAGGATTAGAAGCTTACTACACTAACGGACAAAAGCCAAAACCATTTTTAGAAAATGCAAAAAGTAAGAATATGGTAAGTATTAAAAAAATATTGGGGATTAAATAA